Proteins co-encoded in one Metabacillus sp. KUDC1714 genomic window:
- a CDS encoding DNA alkylation repair protein, translating into MDLEIVMQELEALGKERTKKTYISNGAHEPLFGVATGAMKPLAKKIKKNQPLAEQLYATGNYDAMYFAGIIADPMIMTEEDFDRWIDAAYFYMLSDYVVAVTLAETEFAQVVADKWIASGEELKMSAGWSCYCWLLGNRPDSEFSESSIAGKLDQVKNTIHDSPDRTKSAMNNFIYTVGISYLPLHDKAVETAKAVGPVQIKRDKKKSSILHASENIQKELDRGKLGFKRKYVRC; encoded by the coding sequence ATGGATTTAGAAATAGTTATGCAGGAACTGGAAGCGCTTGGCAAGGAACGAACGAAAAAGACTTACATAAGCAATGGTGCACATGAGCCGCTTTTTGGGGTGGCTACCGGAGCAATGAAGCCGCTCGCAAAGAAAATCAAGAAAAATCAACCTTTAGCCGAGCAGCTTTACGCCACCGGGAACTATGACGCCATGTATTTTGCTGGCATCATTGCTGACCCAATGATAATGACTGAGGAAGATTTTGATCGTTGGATAGATGCAGCATATTTTTATATGCTGTCAGATTATGTAGTTGCAGTAACTTTAGCAGAAACCGAATTTGCGCAAGTTGTTGCCGATAAATGGATCGCAAGCGGTGAAGAACTTAAAATGTCGGCAGGGTGGAGCTGTTACTGCTGGCTTTTGGGTAATCGCCCGGACTCTGAATTTAGCGAAAGCTCGATTGCCGGTAAGCTTGATCAGGTGAAAAATACGATTCATGATTCTCCAGATCGAACAAAATCCGCTATGAATAATTTTATTTACACAGTCGGGATTTCATATTTACCGCTTCATGATAAGGCGGTTGAAACAGCAAAGGCAGTTGGCCCAGTCCAAATCAAGCGGGACAAGAAAAAAAGCAGCATCCTACATGCGTCCGAAAATATTCAAAAGGAATTAGATAGAGGAAAGCTTGGTTTCAAACGCAAATATGTAAGGTGTTAG
- a CDS encoding VOC family protein — MILGVHAYLRMNGNGKEAVKFYENSLEAEVLGVQTYGELPENPEFTLPDEAKDRVIHAQLRVGNTFLMLSDTFPGQPFQTGSQVDVAITLNDVEKSKEVFGKLLDGGEVIMPIQETPWSPSYGQVKDKFGITWQISTIVEDCI; from the coding sequence ATGATTTTAGGGGTTCATGCTTATTTAAGAATGAATGGTAATGGGAAAGAAGCTGTTAAATTTTATGAAAATTCATTGGAGGCAGAAGTTCTAGGAGTTCAAACATATGGAGAGTTGCCAGAAAATCCAGAATTCACTCTTCCTGATGAAGCAAAAGATCGTGTAATACATGCACAATTGAGAGTTGGTAATACGTTTCTTATGCTATCTGATACATTCCCAGGTCAACCATTTCAAACTGGATCACAAGTTGATGTAGCTATCACTTTAAATGATGTAGAAAAATCAAAAGAAGTATTCGGAAAACTTCTAGATGGTGGCGAGGTAATCATGCCAATTCAAGAAACTCCCTGGAGTCCATCTTATGGACAAGTAAAAGATAAATTCGGTATAACCTGGCAGATTTCAACAATCGTAGAAGACTGTATTTAA
- a CDS encoding group-specific protein encodes MDTGWIVSLIVAGFLMIFILAIAIPMDRKYVVRENGKINYKKTKIYLRWNVFDTLTIGLAVYSIICVQALNFLVSSGETVENVFVQFFTNQAQVWTLVSIFYLICRVSMTLKSIKERWGDEIE; translated from the coding sequence ATGGATACTGGTTGGATTGTTTCACTAATTGTTGCAGGTTTTTTAATGATTTTTATTTTAGCGATTGCTATTCCAATGGATCGCAAATATGTTGTCCGTGAAAATGGTAAAATCAATTATAAAAAAACGAAAATATATTTAAGATGGAATGTTTTTGATACGCTTACGATTGGTCTAGCCGTATATTCCATTATTTGTGTTCAGGCACTTAATTTTTTAGTCTCTAGTGGTGAAACAGTTGAGAATGTTTTTGTGCAATTTTTTACAAACCAAGCACAAGTTTGGACGCTTGTATCAATTTTTTACTTAATTTGCAGGGTCTCTATGACGCTAAAATCTATTAAGGAACGCTGGGGCGATGAGATTGAGTGA
- a CDS encoding RNA polymerase sigma factor, which translates to MIAYQNGDNEALERIYTLLKQSLYSFIFRYSRDEQLSIDIVQDTFVKLQRYKYDYNPNKGKLKSYLFQIAYRLMITKLNRRKKWRNLLPFLTPTRTEEFHLSDRMTIREAVAKLPEIQRAVILLFYYHDMPQEEIAKILGIPKGTVKSRLHIAIKRLKEELEGDEYGT; encoded by the coding sequence ATGATCGCTTATCAAAATGGTGATAATGAAGCATTAGAAAGGATCTACACCCTATTAAAGCAGTCTTTATACTCGTTTATTTTCCGTTATTCAAGAGATGAGCAATTAAGCATTGATATCGTTCAAGACACATTTGTTAAACTGCAGCGTTATAAGTACGATTACAATCCAAACAAGGGAAAACTAAAATCATATCTTTTTCAAATTGCATATCGATTGATGATAACAAAATTAAACCGTCGTAAGAAATGGAGGAATCTTTTGCCCTTTCTGACGCCGACACGGACCGAAGAATTCCATCTTTCAGACAGAATGACCATTCGGGAAGCCGTTGCAAAGCTTCCTGAAATACAGCGTGCCGTTATATTACTCTTCTACTATCACGATATGCCTCAAGAGGAAATAGCCAAAATCCTTGGAATTCCAAAAGGGACGGTTAAATCAAGATTACACATCGCAATCAAAAGATTAAAGGAAGAATTGGAGGGAGACGAATATGGGACATGA
- a CDS encoding helix-hairpin-helix domain-containing protein, translating into MDNINKATQEIDLPNIGKPATRALTNAGYINLAQLTQVTELEILKLHGVGPKAVRILNEALKEKQLSFAKNS; encoded by the coding sequence ATGGACAATATCAATAAAGCAACACAAGAAATTGATTTGCCCAATATTGGTAAACCAGCTACTCGAGCGCTTACCAATGCTGGGTATATTAATCTTGCTCAATTGACACAAGTAACTGAATTAGAAATTTTAAAGTTACATGGTGTTGGGCCGAAAGCGGTGAGAATACTGAATGAAGCACTTAAGGAAAAACAGCTTTCATTTGCAAAAAATTCATAA
- a CDS encoding DNA alkylation repair protein, translated as MTYEEIMQKLEELGSEQTKQIYLNHGVKEPYFGVKIGDLKKLVKYVKKNHELALKLYDSGNHDAMYLAGFSINPKLISKETLQDWAKKAYWYMAAEYTVAQVTAESDYALELAREWMKSEDEMVAVCGWSTYSNYLSITPDEKLDIAEIKTLLNQVKNTVHEERNRVRYVMNGFVLSVGAYVTELCEEAKQVAEFIGKVHVDVGNTACKVPLASEYIKKIEMKNRVGMKRKTCIC; from the coding sequence GTGACGTATGAAGAAATTATGCAAAAGCTTGAAGAATTAGGTTCCGAGCAAACGAAGCAAATTTATCTGAATCATGGGGTAAAGGAGCCTTATTTTGGGGTGAAAATTGGGGATTTGAAGAAGCTTGTCAAGTATGTAAAGAAGAATCATGAATTAGCATTAAAATTATATGATTCTGGTAATCATGATGCAATGTATTTAGCAGGCTTTTCAATTAATCCCAAGCTTATTTCAAAGGAAACCTTACAAGATTGGGCCAAAAAAGCGTATTGGTATATGGCAGCAGAATATACAGTTGCACAGGTAACTGCAGAGAGTGATTATGCTCTTGAATTGGCGAGGGAGTGGATGAAATCAGAGGACGAAATGGTTGCTGTTTGTGGCTGGAGCACCTATTCAAACTATTTATCCATAACCCCTGACGAAAAGTTAGATATAGCTGAAATTAAGACTTTGTTGAACCAAGTGAAAAATACGGTTCATGAAGAACGAAACCGTGTACGATATGTGATGAATGGTTTTGTTTTGTCTGTGGGTGCATATGTAACTGAACTATGTGAGGAAGCAAAACAAGTAGCAGAATTTATTGGCAAGGTACACGTAGACGTAGGGAATACGGCTTGTAAGGTACCTCTAGCATCAGAATATATTAAGAAAATAGAAATGAAAAATAGAGTAGGTATGAAACGGAAAACTTGTATATGTTAG
- a CDS encoding VOC family protein — MKLGAFSVSLNVKDINLSKSFYENLGFQTLGGDITQNWLILKNENCIIGLFQGMFDKNILTFNPGWNENAENLESFTDVRELQKQLKGNGINMLSEADESSEGPAHFTIEDPDGNLILVDQHR; from the coding sequence ATGAAACTAGGCGCATTTTCTGTAAGTTTAAATGTAAAAGACATTAATCTCTCAAAATCATTTTACGAAAACCTTGGATTTCAAACATTAGGTGGTGATATTACCCAAAATTGGCTTATTTTGAAGAATGAAAATTGCATAATTGGGCTATTTCAAGGAATGTTTGATAAGAACATCCTGACTTTTAATCCAGGATGGAATGAAAATGCTGAAAATCTCGAATCATTTACGGACGTTCGCGAACTTCAAAAACAGCTCAAAGGAAATGGAATAAACATGCTGTCTGAAGCCGATGAATCAAGTGAAGGACCAGCACATTTTACAATTGAAGATCCAGATGGTAATCTCATTCTTGTTGATCAACACAGATGA
- a CDS encoding flavin-containing monooxygenase, whose amino-acid sequence MFDVIIIGAGQAGLSMGYHLLKQTKNFLIIDQNKKIGDSWKNRYESLVLFTTREFSSLPGLQMKGDPQGLPTKNEVVEYLGLYARTFELPIQMETNVQTLEKQENTFIIKTNKETMHSKQVIIATGPFQLPSIPSISKNLSNNVYQVHSSEYKNSSQLLPGNALIVGGGNSGAQIAVELSSSREVHLSISKEISFLPLSFFRKSIFWWFKKLRILNATAESFIGKRIRGNGDPIFGNELKQLLRDQRIILHPRTIHCDQEIFQFEDQEKIEVKNVIWATGFTSNYEWINISQVLDKTGNPVHSRGITQIEGLYFLGLPWQHKRGSALLLGVGEDAEYIANKMNI is encoded by the coding sequence ATGTTTGATGTAATTATTATCGGTGCAGGTCAAGCTGGCCTTTCTATGGGATATCATCTTTTGAAGCAAACGAAAAACTTTTTAATAATAGATCAAAATAAGAAAATCGGTGATTCTTGGAAGAATCGTTATGAATCCTTAGTATTATTTACTACTAGAGAATTTAGTTCTTTACCTGGTTTACAAATGAAGGGAGATCCTCAGGGGTTACCAACTAAAAATGAAGTAGTTGAATATTTGGGGCTCTACGCAAGGACATTTGAATTACCAATTCAAATGGAAACGAACGTTCAAACTTTAGAAAAACAAGAAAATACCTTCATTATTAAAACGAATAAAGAAACCATGCATTCAAAACAAGTGATCATTGCAACTGGACCTTTTCAATTACCATCTATTCCATCAATCTCAAAGAATCTTTCTAATAATGTGTATCAAGTTCATTCATCTGAATATAAAAATTCTAGCCAATTATTACCGGGAAATGCACTAATAGTTGGAGGAGGAAATTCTGGTGCACAAATTGCGGTAGAACTTTCTTCTTCGAGAGAGGTGCATTTATCCATTAGCAAAGAAATCAGCTTTCTACCCTTATCTTTCTTCAGAAAGAGTATTTTTTGGTGGTTCAAGAAACTCAGGATATTGAATGCTACGGCAGAATCATTTATCGGAAAAAGGATTCGAGGTAATGGGGATCCTATCTTTGGAAATGAATTAAAGCAATTACTTCGAGATCAAAGAATTATCCTTCATCCCAGAACAATTCACTGTGACCAGGAGATTTTTCAGTTCGAAGATCAGGAAAAGATTGAAGTCAAAAATGTCATCTGGGCTACAGGGTTTACATCAAATTACGAATGGATTAATATCTCACAAGTCCTGGACAAAACAGGGAATCCAGTACATAGCAGGGGGATCACTCAAATTGAAGGATTGTATTTCCTTGGTTTACCATGGCAGCATAAACGCGGTTCAGCACTACTATTAGGAGTAGGCGAGGATGCGGAATACATTGCAAATAAAATGAATATTTGA
- a CDS encoding DUF4352 domain-containing protein: protein MAKERIKKPFYKRWWFWAIAVILVIAIATGGGEDDTDLANDAGDAAPPETEEGTDVTEGEKKEETKTYKIGDAVKVGDVVFTVHGKSTANNVGGEYGQNASGTYLILDVTVKNEGKEAIMTDSSFFKLLQGDTEYNADDSATLYANEAGKGFFLEEINPNLENRGKVVFDVADPKAAYKLQVQSGFWGTETQTIDLQ from the coding sequence ATGGCAAAAGAAAGAATAAAGAAGCCTTTTTATAAACGTTGGTGGTTTTGGGCTATTGCGGTGATATTGGTGATAGCTATCGCGACTGGTGGCGGTGAAGATGATACCGACTTAGCAAACGATGCTGGGGATGCTGCACCTCCAGAAACTGAAGAAGGAACGGATGTAACTGAGGGTGAAAAGAAGGAAGAAACAAAAACGTATAAAATCGGTGATGCCGTAAAAGTTGGCGATGTTGTGTTTACTGTTCATGGGAAGTCAACTGCAAATAATGTTGGTGGCGAATATGGACAAAATGCAAGCGGAACCTACTTAATTCTCGATGTCACAGTGAAAAATGAAGGAAAAGAAGCAATCATGACAGATTCATCCTTCTTTAAGTTACTTCAAGGGGATACAGAATATAATGCAGATGATTCTGCAACACTTTACGCGAATGAAGCAGGAAAAGGATTTTTCTTAGAAGAAATTAATCCAAATCTTGAAAATCGTGGAAAGGTTGTTTTTGACGTTGCGGATCCTAAAGCAGCATACAAGCTCCAAGTACAATCTGGTTTCTGGGGAACAGAAACACAAACAATTGATCTTCAATAA
- a CDS encoding DUF420 domain-containing protein, which produces MSNNHSVKQRNYNSLIWILSIVIVGVIVGTYFLPKNNDGSILGIELTVLPLMNAIFNTFTFLFLVLALITIRQKNIKLHRRFIIAAFTTTFLFCISYLTYHSMAESTSYGGDGLLKSIYYFVLITHIFLAAAIVPLALITLGRGLNMQVDKHRKIARWTMPIWLYVSFTGVLVYFMISPYY; this is translated from the coding sequence ATGAGTAATAATCATTCTGTGAAACAACGAAATTACAATTCATTGATTTGGATCTTGTCAATTGTCATTGTAGGTGTGATAGTCGGAACGTATTTTTTGCCTAAAAACAATGATGGTAGCATTTTGGGAATAGAGTTAACTGTATTACCGTTAATGAATGCTATTTTCAACACCTTTACATTTCTTTTTCTTGTTCTTGCTTTGATTACAATCAGGCAAAAAAATATTAAACTGCACCGCCGTTTTATTATTGCGGCATTCACGACAACATTTTTGTTTTGCATTAGTTATTTGACCTATCATTCAATGGCTGAATCAACTAGCTATGGCGGAGATGGATTATTAAAGAGTATCTACTATTTTGTTTTGATCACTCACATTTTCCTTGCGGCAGCAATTGTGCCACTTGCACTTATTACGCTAGGCAGGGGCTTGAATATGCAGGTAGACAAGCATCGGAAAATTGCTCGATGGACGATGCCGATCTGGCTTTATGTAAGCTTCACTGGTGTATTGGTCTACTTCATGATATCACCGTATTATTAA
- a CDS encoding sugar phosphate isomerase/epimerase family protein, with protein MKKINNGSSAPPRLDIQQSWWAMNGIGNGVREWITEEKVEKIAEAGFTGINGFLPPQEKQEEWHNLLEKYQLSFSICAYPWNREELSTLLKQAQDFGVQHVNSQVMDSFVIGEEAVQLLKELTEEAERFGTTHFVETHRGRITQDLLRTVDYVKAIPNLSLTIDFSHYVVSGEMVGDIFRAEPFFNELLQRCGCIHGRVSNGEQVQVDIGPNGEHPMLNRFKGWWKQGMENWLMDAKVGDIFPFVCELGPPGYAITKNSYSKGNMEEISDRWEQSLLLKRIAEEQWAECVQGLAE; from the coding sequence ATGAAAAAAATAAATAATGGAAGCAGTGCTCCACCACGATTAGATATTCAACAATCATGGTGGGCGATGAATGGGATAGGAAATGGCGTACGAGAATGGATAACAGAAGAAAAGGTAGAAAAAATTGCCGAAGCAGGATTTACAGGGATTAATGGTTTTCTTCCACCTCAAGAAAAACAGGAGGAGTGGCACAACTTACTTGAAAAGTATCAGCTTAGCTTTAGCATTTGTGCTTATCCTTGGAATCGTGAAGAGTTATCAACTCTTTTAAAGCAGGCACAAGACTTTGGCGTTCAGCATGTTAATTCACAAGTGATGGATAGTTTTGTCATCGGTGAAGAAGCGGTACAGCTACTAAAAGAGTTAACAGAGGAAGCTGAACGGTTTGGTACCACTCATTTTGTAGAAACACATAGAGGAAGAATTACACAGGACTTGTTGCGAACAGTAGATTATGTGAAAGCGATTCCTAATTTAAGTCTCACAATTGATTTTTCTCACTATGTTGTCTCTGGTGAGATGGTCGGGGATATCTTTAGAGCAGAGCCGTTTTTTAATGAATTGTTACAACGATGCGGATGTATTCATGGGAGAGTTTCAAATGGAGAACAGGTGCAAGTGGATATTGGACCAAATGGAGAGCATCCGATGTTGAATCGATTTAAAGGCTGGTGGAAACAAGGGATGGAAAATTGGCTGATGGATGCGAAAGTTGGAGATATTTTCCCATTCGTATGTGAATTGGGTCCACCAGGATATGCAATCACGAAAAACAGCTATAGTAAAGGGAATATGGAGGAAATTTCCGATCGATGGGAGCAATCTTTATTACTAAAACGAATTGCCGAAGAACAATGGGCAGAATGTGTGCAAGGGTTAGCGGAATAG
- a CDS encoding phytanoyl-CoA dioxygenase family protein: protein MMVENITEAQKEQFDSDGYLIVKGLFSSEEIEQLKNRFMQIHSEGPIPGYFSPLSEEDAKGDILKMYPRIMHPHKIDSLSMKYLLDLRLFSILTKLLEEEPLAAQSMFYYKPPGAKGQALHQDNFYLKMEPGTCIAAWTAIDPSNEENGGLYVVPNSQHAEIQCPHRADPEKSFTREEVDIPDGLKPIPAILEPGDVLFFNGNVIHGSYPNTSKDKFRRSFICHYAGISTTKAGNFYKPLYKQDGTPVTDIETTESNPCGTEFTQAEIH from the coding sequence ATGATGGTGGAGAATATTACTGAGGCACAAAAAGAACAGTTTGATTCAGATGGATATTTGATTGTAAAAGGACTATTTTCAAGCGAGGAAATTGAGCAGTTAAAAAATCGGTTTATGCAAATACATTCCGAAGGACCGATACCAGGTTATTTTTCACCCCTTTCCGAGGAAGATGCAAAAGGCGATATATTGAAGATGTATCCAAGGATCATGCATCCTCATAAAATTGACTCACTATCTATGAAGTACTTGTTGGATTTAAGGCTATTCTCAATTCTGACAAAACTACTTGAAGAGGAGCCACTTGCAGCACAAAGTATGTTCTATTATAAGCCACCAGGTGCAAAGGGGCAGGCACTGCATCAGGATAATTTTTATTTAAAGATGGAACCAGGAACATGTATAGCAGCCTGGACCGCAATTGATCCATCTAATGAAGAAAACGGTGGACTTTATGTTGTTCCTAATTCGCAGCATGCTGAAATCCAATGCCCTCATAGAGCTGACCCAGAGAAATCGTTTACTCGTGAAGAGGTCGATATACCTGATGGGCTAAAGCCAATACCTGCGATCCTGGAGCCAGGCGATGTGTTGTTTTTTAATGGTAATGTAATTCATGGATCTTATCCAAATACTTCAAAAGACAAATTTCGCAGATCGTTTATTTGTCATTATGCAGGGATTTCCACCACAAAAGCTGGAAATTTCTACAAACCACTATATAAACAGGATGGTACGCCTGTTACGGATATTGAAACGACTGAATCGAATCCATGTGGTACAGAATTTACCCAAGCGGAAATACATTAA
- a CDS encoding helix-turn-helix domain-containing protein: protein MTINLNNPAIFKNASSPGVLFSDHYHQSNEYKVTRSNGAKEWIITFTLSGKGLFSVDGHEQHVKAGELAILKPKTAHQYGSNNNHWEFYWAHFLPRPTWIELLNLPETTKGFIYFPINDIQLQDRVNNSFQRMIRDNRLLQEFSLELSMNALEEILLAINQWLQTTKANKIDYRVQQVIHLLNEELREAHTIQSLADQVCLSPSRLSHLFREQVGTSIMATLLSMRLAHAAKLLEFTQLPISEIANEVGFASPFYFTKQFTTSYGMNPSAYRKRLLEQ from the coding sequence ATGACTATAAACCTTAACAATCCTGCTATTTTTAAAAATGCTTCATCACCTGGGGTTCTTTTTTCAGATCATTATCATCAGTCAAATGAATACAAGGTCACTCGATCAAATGGAGCGAAAGAATGGATAATAACATTTACTCTTTCTGGGAAAGGTTTGTTTAGTGTGGATGGTCATGAACAGCATGTAAAAGCAGGTGAGCTAGCTATTTTAAAACCAAAAACCGCTCATCAATATGGATCTAATAACAATCACTGGGAATTCTATTGGGCTCATTTTCTTCCAAGACCAACTTGGATAGAATTACTCAATCTTCCTGAAACAACAAAAGGCTTTATCTATTTTCCAATTAATGATATACAGCTACAAGATCGTGTTAATAATAGCTTTCAGCGAATGATTCGTGATAATCGGTTGCTTCAAGAGTTTTCTTTGGAGTTATCGATGAATGCACTTGAAGAAATTTTATTGGCTATCAATCAATGGCTACAAACAACAAAAGCAAACAAAATAGATTACAGAGTGCAACAGGTTATTCATTTATTGAATGAAGAGTTAAGAGAGGCGCATACAATTCAATCCTTAGCTGATCAAGTCTGTCTCTCCCCTTCACGACTATCTCACTTATTCCGAGAACAAGTCGGCACATCGATTATGGCAACACTTTTATCAATGAGATTGGCCCATGCAGCAAAACTACTAGAATTCACCCAGTTACCCATTTCAGAGATCGCAAATGAAGTAGGCTTTGCAAGCCCCTTCTATTTTACAAAACAATTTACTACTAGTTATGGGATGAATCCGTCGGCATATCGTAAAAGGCTGTTAGAGCAATAA
- a CDS encoding CapA family protein — protein sequence MKRPLFYFLLVTLILVASSFYLLHKKDIKTPDSYIQNKNTDSGKEINTETSEKSRKQATDKTSTATLSAIGDILIHDRVYNPAHVANGQYDFMPFLTPVQSYLGEADITVANQETMIGGVEIGLSTYPSFNSPHEVGDALKESGVDLVTLANNHTLDRGEEAIRNAIQHWNKIGMPYVGSYVSSKDKMKIRTIEMNDIIFSFLAYTYGTNGISVPKDKPYLVNLIDMEKMKQEILEAKELSDVVVVSLHFGQEYQRLPNDEQKKLARQTANAGADIIIGHHPHVLQPMEWIERADGKRSFVAYSLGNFFSGQKGDYKDIGGILQIKVEKVEINGESIVKLNNPSFIPTFVGEDYTVSPLKKVAGKEAVYKVIINHMKQWLPELKVH from the coding sequence ATGAAAAGACCATTATTTTATTTTTTATTAGTAACTCTTATTTTAGTAGCCTCTTCTTTTTATCTCTTGCATAAGAAAGATATTAAAACACCAGATTCTTATATTCAGAATAAGAATACTGATTCAGGAAAGGAAATTAATACGGAAACATCTGAGAAGTCTCGAAAACAAGCAACAGATAAAACTTCTACTGCTACATTGTCTGCTATTGGTGATATTCTCATTCATGATCGGGTATATAATCCAGCACATGTTGCTAACGGACAGTATGACTTTATGCCTTTTCTTACACCGGTTCAATCTTATTTAGGTGAAGCAGATATTACTGTTGCCAACCAAGAGACGATGATTGGAGGTGTGGAGATAGGTCTTTCGACATACCCCTCGTTCAACAGTCCACATGAGGTGGGAGATGCATTAAAAGAAAGTGGTGTTGACCTTGTGACACTGGCAAACAATCATACGTTAGATCGTGGGGAAGAAGCGATTCGAAATGCGATTCAACACTGGAATAAGATCGGTATGCCTTATGTAGGTTCATACGTTTCATCAAAAGATAAAATGAAAATTAGAACGATAGAAATGAACGACATTATATTCTCATTTTTAGCTTATACATATGGTACGAACGGTATTTCAGTACCAAAGGATAAGCCGTACCTAGTGAACTTAATAGATATGGAGAAGATGAAACAAGAGATACTAGAAGCAAAAGAGTTATCTGACGTTGTAGTTGTTAGTCTTCATTTTGGGCAAGAATATCAAAGGTTACCGAATGATGAACAGAAGAAATTAGCACGTCAAACTGCAAATGCTGGTGCAGATATTATTATTGGACACCATCCTCACGTTTTGCAGCCGATGGAATGGATTGAAAGAGCAGACGGAAAACGTTCATTTGTAGCTTACTCACTAGGCAATTTCTTTTCCGGACAAAAAGGGGACTATAAAGATATCGGTGGTATTTTGCAGATTAAAGTTGAAAAGGTAGAAATAAACGGTGAAAGTATAGTTAAGTTAAATAACCCTTCATTTATCCCAACTTTTGTAGGTGAAGATTATACTGTGTCCCCTCTTAAAAAAGTGGCAGGTAAAGAGGCAGTATATAAAGTAATAATAAATCATATGAAGCAATGGTTGCCAGAGCTAAAGGTTCATTAA
- a CDS encoding EamA family transporter: MKTWQYALIVFLGGCCYGVLSTFVKLAYSAGYSVTEVTGGQYLFGALLTWTLVIFTKKKKSSLNQAIKLLLSGIPFGLTGVFYYQALQTLNASLAIIFLFQFVWIGTLFEWIFYKKIPTKGKIIAIGFLIIGSILAAGLVAKSEVALSLQGTAWGLLSALTFTTFIFLSSSVGNDTSPILKSAFLSTGGLIVVLLVYPPMFLFDLPVLIGVAPYGLFLGIFGVALPPLLFSIGMPHIGPGLGTILTASELPVAVIMSAIILAELVSFSQWLGVVIILSGIVVGNVRFTSLSLLEKT; this comes from the coding sequence ATGAAAACTTGGCAATATGCTTTAATTGTTTTTTTAGGTGGATGCTGTTATGGAGTTTTATCTACATTTGTCAAACTTGCGTATTCGGCAGGTTATTCGGTGACAGAAGTAACAGGTGGCCAATATTTATTTGGAGCATTACTTACATGGACGCTAGTTATCTTTACAAAAAAGAAAAAATCATCTTTAAATCAAGCTATCAAACTATTATTATCCGGAATTCCATTTGGCTTAACAGGTGTGTTTTATTATCAAGCGCTACAAACTCTTAATGCTTCTCTAGCAATCATTTTTTTATTTCAATTTGTTTGGATTGGCACACTTTTCGAGTGGATCTTTTATAAAAAAATACCAACGAAAGGGAAAATCATTGCAATCGGATTTCTTATTATCGGCTCAATTCTAGCTGCGGGCTTAGTTGCAAAGAGTGAAGTTGCTCTATCTTTACAAGGAACAGCTTGGGGGTTACTTTCGGCTTTGACGTTTACAACTTTTATATTTCTCAGTAGTTCTGTTGGAAATGATACTTCACCAATCCTTAAAAGTGCTTTCTTATCCACTGGTGGTTTAATTGTCGTACTTTTAGTATACCCACCAATGTTTTTATTTGATTTACCTGTCTTAATCGGGGTAGCACCGTATGGTTTATTTCTTGGTATATTTGGTGTTGCTTTACCACCGCTTTTATTTTCTATTGGTATGCCGCATATCGGTCCAGGACTTGGCACGATCTTAACTGCATCTGAGCTTCCAGTAGCTGTAATAATGTCTGCGATTATCTTAGCTGAACTTGTAAGTTTTTCACAATGGCTAGGAGTTGTGATCATTTTAAGTGGGATTGTAGTCGGCAATGTTCGTTTTACGAGTCTGTCACTCCTCGAAAAAACTTGA